One window of the Colletotrichum destructivum chromosome 4, complete sequence genome contains the following:
- a CDS encoding Putative jacalin-like lectin domain, Endonuclease/exonuclease/phosphatase superfamily, translating to MKPTGLKMLLAGGGALSSGVLAQTSGDLTVLAMNVAGLPEILQNNDVPGDKTTNSRTIGSYFAKFNYDIIHVQEDFNYHAYIYETDNHPYRTATSGGVPFGSGLNTLSNHDWVDFERVKWSQCSNASGADCLTPKGFTFMRVRVAEGVWVDVYNLHTDAGTETDDLAARNSNLHQVADYISANSAGNAVLVFGDTNSRYTRLPDDIEVFGAQNGLKDVWVQLERGGVVPTVETICSNPSTTNYCETVDKAFYRGGPVLGLEATYFSYESSRFLQPDGNVLSDHNPITANFTWSLSASLRQSDFSGGPHGTWFSDLPALAGKSRPKAATLTFRGGNRVDAVGLTLADGTVFSHGGAGGTAATLALGASEFWTAAKVCWGQKDGLTRIFSILATTSAGRTLASGAQTSDCATHTAPAGWQIVGFLGRAGDEVDRLAFAYAPQ from the exons ATGAAGCCCACAGGCCTCAAGATGCTCCTCGCGGGAGGAGGCGCCCTGTCGTCGGGCGTCCTGGCCCAGACGAGCGGCGACCTAACTGTCCTGGCCATGaacgtcgccggcctgcccGAGATCCTGCAGAACAACGACGTGCCCGGCGACAAGACGACCAACTCGCGGACCATCGGGTCGTACTTTGCCAAGTTCAACTACGACATTATCCACGTCCAGGAG GATTTCAACTACCATGCCTACATCTACGAGACGGATAACCATCCCTACCGCACGGCAACCTCGGGCGGCGTCCCCTTCGGCTCCGGGCTCAACACGCTCTCCAACCATGACTGGGTCGACTTCGAGCGCGTCAAGTGGTCGCAGTGCTCCAACGCCTCGGGCGCCGACTGCCTGACGCCCAAGGGCTTCACCTTCATGCGCGTCCgggtcgccgagggcgtctgGGTCGACGTCTACAACCTCCACACGgacgccggcaccgagacggacgatctcgccgcccgcAATAGCAACCTGCACCAGGTCGCCGACTACATCAGCGCCAACAGCGCCGGCAACGCCgtgctcgtcttcggcgaCACCAACAGCCGCTACACGCGCCTCCCGGACGACATTGAGGTGTTTGGCGCGCAGAACGGCCTGAAGGACGTCTGGGTCCAGctcgagcgcggcggcgtcgtgccGACCGTCGAGACCATCTGCTCGAACCCGAGCACGACCAACTACTGCGAGACGGTCGACAAGGCCTTCTACCGCGGCGGgcccgtcctcggcctcgaggcgacCTACTTCAGCTACGAGAGCTCCCGGTTCCTCCAGCCCGACGGCAACGTCCTCTCGGACCACAACCCCATCACCGCCAACTTCACCTGGtccctctcggcctcgctgcGCCAGTCCGACTTCTCGGGCGGGCCCCACGGCACCTGGTTCTCCGACCTTCCCGCGCTGGCCGGCAAGTCCCGGCCCAAGGCCGCGACCCTGACGTTCCGCGGCGGCAaccgcgtcgacgccgtcggcctcacgctcgccgacggcaccgtcttctcgcacggcggcgcgggcggcacggcggcgacgctggcgcTCGGCGCGTCCGAGTTctggacggcggccaaggtGTGCTGGGGCCAGAAGGACGGCCTCACGCGCATCTTCTCCATCCTCGCGACGACCAGCGCCGGCAGGACGTTGGCGTCGGGCGCGCAGACGTCCGACTGCGCGACGCACACGGCGCCCGCTGGGTGGCAGATCGTCGGTTTCCTGGGACgggcgggcgacgaggttgACAGGTTGGCGTTCGCTTATGCGCCGCAGTAG